A section of the Kribbella sp. HUAS MG21 genome encodes:
- the purM gene encoding phosphoribosylformylglycinamidine cyclo-ligase, with the protein MSDGASYAAAGVDIEAGDRAVELMKEWVAKATRPEVVGGLGGFAGLFDATALTSYRRPLLATSTDGIGTKVAIAQRLDKHDTIGFDLVGMVVDDLVVCGAEPLFMTDYICTGKVVPETIAQIVKGIAEACVEAGTALVGGETAEHPGLLEPDEYDVAGAATGVVEADEVLGAERVRAGDVVLAMASSGLHSNGYSLVRHVFFDRAKWTLDRVVPELGTTLGEVLLTPTRVYAKHCLELIQELNGADEKPLHAMSHITGGGFAANLARVIPDELSVRIDRSTWTPAPIFGLVGLLGDVALPELEKTLNMGAGMVAVLDASSADAAIQALAARDIPAWVCGEVTATPGGTVTLEGTYAK; encoded by the coding sequence GTGAGCGATGGGGCGAGCTACGCCGCCGCCGGGGTCGACATCGAGGCCGGCGACCGGGCCGTCGAGCTGATGAAGGAGTGGGTGGCGAAGGCGACCCGCCCCGAGGTGGTCGGCGGGCTCGGCGGGTTCGCCGGGCTGTTCGACGCCACCGCGCTGACGTCGTACCGGCGGCCGCTGCTGGCGACGTCGACCGACGGCATCGGGACCAAGGTCGCGATCGCGCAGCGGCTGGACAAGCACGACACGATCGGGTTCGACCTGGTCGGGATGGTCGTCGACGACCTGGTCGTGTGCGGCGCGGAGCCGCTGTTCATGACCGACTACATCTGCACCGGCAAGGTGGTGCCGGAGACGATCGCGCAGATCGTGAAGGGCATCGCGGAGGCGTGTGTCGAGGCCGGTACGGCGCTCGTCGGCGGCGAGACCGCGGAGCACCCGGGCCTGCTGGAGCCGGACGAGTACGACGTCGCGGGCGCCGCGACCGGTGTCGTCGAGGCGGACGAGGTGCTCGGTGCGGAGCGAGTGCGCGCCGGGGACGTCGTACTTGCGATGGCGTCGTCGGGCCTGCACTCGAACGGGTACAGCCTGGTGCGGCACGTGTTCTTCGACCGCGCGAAGTGGACGCTCGACCGGGTCGTGCCGGAGTTGGGTACGACGCTCGGCGAGGTGCTGCTGACGCCGACCCGCGTGTACGCCAAGCACTGCCTGGAGCTGATCCAGGAGCTGAACGGCGCCGACGAGAAGCCCCTGCACGCGATGTCGCACATCACCGGCGGCGGCTTCGCGGCGAACCTGGCCCGGGTGATCCCGGACGAGCTGTCCGTGCGGATCGACCGGTCGACGTGGACGCCGGCACCGATCTTCGGGCTGGTCGGCCTGCTCGGCGACGTGGCGCTGCCCGAGCTCGAGAAGACGCTGAACATGGGTGCCGGCATGGTGGCCGTCCTGGACGCGTCGTCCGCCGACGCCGCGATCCAGGCGCTGGCCGCCCGTGACATCCCCGCCTGGGTGTGCGGCGAAGTCACCGCGACCCCCGGCGGCACCGTCACTCTCGAAGGCACCTACGCCAAGTAA
- the purF gene encoding amidophosphoribosyltransferase produces MARGDGRLTHELDPQDLGPQDACGVFGVWAPGEEVAKLTYFGLYALQHRGQESAGIAVSNGSQILVYKDMGLVSQAFDEATLASLRGHIAIGHCRYSTTGSSVWANAQPTFRSTATGSIALGHNGNLTNTSELAASLNGEGELDLGLDADVEHAKANAKHGASSDTDILTSMLAGYPDLTIEQAAARILPKVKGAFSLIFMDENTLYAARDPQGIRPLVLGRLERGWVIASETAALDIVGASFIRDVEPGEMVAIDADGLRSTRFAEADPKGCLFEFVYLARPDTQISGQRIYSTRVDIGRRLAREHPADADLVIATPESGTPGAIGYAEESGIPYGSGLVKNAYVGRTFIQPSQTIRQLGIRLKLNPLREVIEGKRLVVVDDTIVRGNTQRAVIRMLREAGAKEIHVRITAPPVKWPCFYGIDFASRAELIANGLNTEEICRSLGADSLGYISLDGLVEATTVPKERLCRACFDGVYPVALPDPEQLGKHLLEDPVRTDADGLATVAGGAGAADALSRP; encoded by the coding sequence GTGGCTCGTGGCGATGGTCGGCTTACTCATGAACTCGACCCGCAGGATCTGGGTCCGCAGGACGCTTGTGGCGTCTTCGGGGTCTGGGCGCCGGGTGAAGAGGTTGCCAAACTGACGTATTTCGGGCTCTACGCCTTGCAGCACCGGGGGCAGGAGTCGGCCGGGATCGCGGTCAGTAACGGGAGCCAGATTCTCGTCTACAAGGACATGGGGCTGGTCAGCCAGGCCTTCGACGAGGCGACGCTGGCGTCGCTGCGGGGGCACATCGCGATCGGTCACTGCCGGTACTCGACGACCGGGTCCAGTGTCTGGGCCAACGCGCAGCCGACGTTCCGGTCCACCGCGACCGGGTCGATCGCGCTCGGTCACAACGGGAACCTGACGAACACCAGCGAGCTCGCCGCCAGCCTGAACGGTGAAGGCGAGCTCGATCTGGGTCTGGACGCGGACGTCGAGCACGCGAAGGCGAACGCCAAGCACGGCGCGTCCAGCGACACCGACATCCTCACCTCGATGCTCGCCGGCTACCCGGACCTGACGATCGAGCAGGCCGCCGCGCGGATCCTCCCGAAGGTCAAGGGCGCGTTCAGCCTGATCTTCATGGACGAGAACACGCTGTACGCCGCCCGCGACCCGCAGGGGATCCGCCCGCTGGTGCTCGGCCGCCTGGAGCGCGGCTGGGTGATCGCCAGCGAGACCGCGGCCCTGGACATCGTCGGCGCCAGCTTCATCCGCGACGTCGAGCCGGGTGAGATGGTCGCGATCGACGCCGACGGGCTGCGGTCGACGCGGTTCGCGGAGGCGGACCCGAAGGGCTGCCTGTTCGAGTTCGTGTACCTCGCCCGCCCGGACACCCAGATCTCCGGCCAGCGGATCTACTCGACCCGCGTCGACATCGGCCGCCGGCTGGCACGTGAGCACCCGGCCGACGCCGACCTGGTGATCGCGACGCCCGAGTCCGGCACGCCGGGCGCGATCGGGTACGCCGAGGAGTCCGGCATCCCGTACGGTTCCGGCCTGGTCAAGAACGCGTACGTCGGCCGCACCTTCATCCAGCCGAGCCAGACGATCCGCCAGCTCGGCATCCGCCTGAAGCTGAACCCGCTCCGCGAGGTGATCGAGGGCAAGCGCCTGGTCGTGGTCGACGACACGATCGTCCGCGGCAACACCCAGCGCGCCGTGATCCGGATGCTGCGCGAGGCCGGCGCCAAGGAGATCCACGTCCGGATCACCGCGCCGCCGGTGAAGTGGCCGTGCTTCTACGGCATCGACTTCGCCAGCCGCGCCGAGCTGATCGCCAACGGGCTGAACACCGAGGAGATCTGCCGTTCGCTCGGCGCCGACTCGCTCGGGTACATCAGCCTGGACGGCCTGGTCGAGGCGACCACGGTCCCGAAGGAGCGGCTCTGCCGGGCCTGCTTCGACGGCGTCTACCCGGTGGCTCTCCCGGATCCCGAGCAGCTCGGGAAGCACCTGCTGGAGGACCCGGTGCGGACCGACGCCGACGGGCTGGCGACCGTGGCGGGCGGAGCCGGCGCAGCCGACGCACTCAGCCGCCCGTAG
- a CDS encoding helix-turn-helix transcriptional regulator, translating to MFEPLGVDEPTFAVYHALLSHPDSTPEQIAALVDLQLETVLELMDKLRKLDLLVPTWTNPGGEHAVHPRVGLTGLAERRRSELTRQLGELREAEASAEVVSEQYNELLTARTSGDVEVLKGRANASRRIEEIAQKARETFWGLVPTHIDDNILSVEESPDMPLIERGIKLRTVFLQSMTASKQAMEYAAAVHKLGCEVRATPTLPMRLLLVDSEIAIMPMDPENPTAGAVIHRSPAVVAVALALFDAYWSKATDLFAPEERGDAPLTPHESEVLRLLAGGAKDEQVARLLGISLRTARRITANLSERLDAASRFELGVAAAKRGWV from the coding sequence GTGTTCGAGCCGCTGGGGGTGGACGAACCCACCTTTGCGGTCTACCACGCCCTTCTCAGCCACCCAGACAGTACGCCCGAGCAGATAGCCGCGCTAGTAGATCTGCAGCTCGAAACCGTCCTCGAACTCATGGACAAGCTGCGGAAACTCGACCTCCTCGTGCCGACCTGGACCAATCCCGGTGGTGAGCACGCTGTCCACCCGCGGGTCGGGCTGACCGGCCTGGCCGAGCGTCGGCGCAGCGAACTGACAAGACAGCTCGGCGAGCTTCGTGAAGCCGAGGCCTCGGCCGAAGTCGTCTCGGAGCAATACAACGAGTTGCTCACCGCACGCACCAGCGGCGACGTCGAGGTGCTCAAGGGCAGAGCAAACGCGTCGCGCCGCATCGAGGAGATCGCTCAGAAGGCTCGGGAGACGTTCTGGGGCCTGGTGCCGACCCACATCGACGACAACATCCTCTCCGTCGAGGAGTCGCCGGACATGCCGCTGATCGAGCGCGGCATCAAGCTGCGGACGGTCTTCCTGCAGAGCATGACCGCCTCGAAGCAGGCGATGGAGTACGCCGCGGCCGTGCACAAGCTCGGCTGCGAGGTGAGAGCCACGCCGACGCTGCCGATGCGGCTCCTGCTCGTCGACAGCGAAATCGCCATCATGCCGATGGATCCGGAGAACCCCACAGCCGGCGCGGTCATCCACCGCAGTCCGGCCGTCGTTGCCGTCGCCTTGGCGCTCTTCGACGCCTATTGGTCGAAGGCCACCGACCTGTTCGCCCCAGAAGAACGCGGCGACGCCCCGCTCACGCCGCACGAGTCCGAAGTACTCCGGCTGCTCGCCGGTGGCGCGAAGGACGAACAGGTAGCGCGCCTCCTAGGCATCTCCCTCCGCACCGCCCGCCGCATCACCGCCAACCTCTCCGAACGCCTAGACGCCGCCAGCCGCTTCGAACTCGGAGTAGCCGCAGCCAAGCGCGGCTGGGTCTGA
- a CDS encoding helix-turn-helix transcriptional regulator, producing MFDSSGLTEDLLAVYRALLQRPELGRATRLAELAAELGRTQDETSRDLQRLRDLGFVVPSWIEGVEYPLDPALTFARLAADRQQEIDALSQQLRSDQLAASRFTADLANFMVQRTTQDVEILEGRELANQRMQRFRPEKSMWGLIQDAPIDKWNPDTFVDRQHLERGIEMRYIFPEAYFKRPGAPQILEFIVGLGGKVRIAPSVPFRLIIFDNDSAVMGIDPDDSAVGAAVHHSRAVVRMARELHLSYWDRAVDPFKEQRLALEGGISAQELEFLRLLVHGATDEQVARKLGVSLRTVRRIAAKLSEQVGASGRFELGVRAAQRGWVD from the coding sequence TTGTTCGACTCCTCGGGGCTCACGGAGGATCTGCTTGCGGTCTACCGGGCCTTACTGCAGCGGCCTGAGCTGGGGCGCGCCACGCGACTGGCGGAACTAGCTGCTGAGTTGGGGCGTACCCAGGACGAGACATCCCGCGATCTGCAGCGACTGCGGGACCTCGGATTCGTGGTGCCGAGCTGGATCGAGGGCGTCGAGTATCCCCTGGACCCCGCGCTCACCTTCGCTCGACTCGCAGCGGACCGGCAACAGGAGATCGACGCGCTGAGTCAGCAGCTCCGGTCGGATCAGCTCGCTGCCAGCAGGTTCACCGCCGACCTCGCGAACTTCATGGTGCAGCGAACGACACAAGACGTCGAAATCCTCGAGGGTCGTGAACTCGCCAACCAACGAATGCAGCGGTTCCGGCCGGAGAAATCGATGTGGGGACTAATTCAGGATGCGCCCATAGACAAGTGGAACCCCGACACCTTTGTTGACCGCCAGCACCTCGAACGCGGCATCGAGATGCGCTACATCTTCCCGGAGGCCTACTTCAAGCGACCTGGAGCGCCTCAGATCCTGGAATTCATCGTGGGTCTTGGCGGCAAGGTTCGAATCGCGCCGTCGGTTCCATTCCGGTTGATCATCTTCGACAACGACTCTGCGGTGATGGGCATCGACCCTGACGACAGCGCTGTCGGTGCCGCGGTCCATCACAGCCGTGCGGTCGTTCGGATGGCCAGGGAACTGCACTTGAGCTACTGGGACCGAGCTGTCGACCCGTTCAAGGAACAACGGCTAGCACTCGAAGGCGGGATCAGCGCTCAGGAACTGGAATTCCTTCGCCTTCTGGTGCATGGGGCAACGGATGAGCAGGTGGCTCGGAAGCTTGGGGTTTCCTTGCGGACTGTGCGGCGGATTGCGGCGAAGTTGAGTGAGCAGGTGGGGGCTTCGGGGCGGTTCGAGTTAGGGGTTCGGGCGGCGCAGCGGGGGTGGGTGGATTAG